The genomic interval GGTTCGAGCCCTGGTCGCGGAGCCCGATAGGTTGTTTAGTGAAAGTGAGTATGTGATTAAAGGGAGAACGCAAGGAAAACTCTAGGTTTTTTCCGTTTGCGACACAGTTCTGAAGTAGGAAGTTCAATAAGTCCCTTTGTTTAGGCACATTAGAACTTTTACCTAAGCTTTCAAATAATTCCAAAGCTCCTTTGGCTAGATTTAATATTGTGCTAGCGGTTATATAGTAGTTTTCGTCTGCATAAGTATGGTCTTGAAGTTGAATATCAATATCGTGCTGTTTTTCTTTTAGCTCTTTCAGTTTTTTATCATACTCGTCCGTAGTAATACGCTCATCAAGTAAAAAGTCTGTTAGACGACTAAGCCTTGCTTGGACTGTGTCATATTCCTGTCTTAGAGCCTTCACAGCTTCTTTATGGTACAAATCCTTACCCTCGTTTGACTTCTTAAGCCCCTCAACAATTTCATCTATCTTGGCTTGCGGTATAGCGTTAAATGCCCTTAAAACCTCGTATACGGGCTTCAGGAAGCTACTTTCAGGCACATAGACCTTCTTGTTACAGATGCCCTTTCTAGCGTTCGTACAGCTATAGTAGATAAACTTACCCTTAGCTATTTCAGGACTCATAGAACATCCGCATTTCGCACATCTTACTAAGCCTCTAAATATAAAAGGTTTTGAAGCATACTGGAATGGCTTCTTACCCCAACCAGTTCTTATTTCCTGACACTTATCAAAAAGCTCTTTTGTAATAAGAGGTTTATACTTATGATTCCAAGAAATATCTTTTTCCTTTGAATAAGCAAGACCATAATAAAAAGTGTTATTGAGTATGTGGTCAATCAGGCTCGGTGCAAGCGGTTTACCTAAATCAGTCTTTAACCCCTGTCTAGCTATCTCTACTCTAAGAGTTATGGTTGAATAGCTTTTTCTAGCATACAGCTCAAACATTTTTTGTATGAAGTGGGCTTTTTGTGGGTCCGGTATAATATCTATCCTTTTACCAGTTGTGTCGTATACACTTTCATACCCGATTGGTGGTCTACCGGTCCATTCGCCATTTTTACGCATTTGCTCTTGTTTTCTTTTCACATTATCACTTAATTGAAGTACATAACTCCTAGCAAACATTACAGCCATATCCCAACGAAGAAGGTCTGAACTGTTTGAGTCTTTATTCAAAATGAGATTTTCTCTGTAAAAATGTATCTCAAGTTTTCCTGACTTTCTTAGCTCATCCAGTTGAACTGATTCCTTGAAACTTCTTTGAAGGCGGTCTACTGTATCAACCACTAAAGCAACAGGTTCTTTGGAATCAATGACATCTTTTACAGCTTCTTGATATTTCTCTCTGTCTCCCTTTGTAGATGATTCTTCTATTTCGTAAGTTTTCCAAGCTGTGAGTCCTTTAAATTTCACATAATCAGAAACACGAACAACTTGAGCCTCGTTTGAGTCCTGTTTTTTGTCTGATACTCTGGCTAAGATTATTGCTTTCATATAAT from Candidatus Woesearchaeota archaeon carries:
- a CDS encoding recombinase family protein, which encodes MKAIILARVSDKKQDSNEAQVVRVSDYVKFKGLTAWKTYEIEESSTKGDREKYQEAVKDVIDSKEPVALVVDTVDRLQRSFKESVQLDELRKSGKLEIHFYRENLILNKDSNSSDLLRWDMAVMFARSYVLQLSDNVKRKQEQMRKNGEWTGRPPIGYESVYDTTGKRIDIIPDPQKAHFIQKMFELYARKSYSTITLRVEIARQGLKTDLGKPLAPSLIDHILNNTFYYGLAYSKEKDISWNHKYKPLITKELFDKCQEIRTGWGKKPFQYASKPFIFRGLVRCAKCGCSMSPEIAKGKFIYYSCTNARKGICNKKVYVPESSFLKPVYEVLRAFNAIPQAKIDEIVEGLKKSNEGKDLYHKEAVKALRQEYDTVQARLSRLTDFLLDERITTDEYDKKLKELKEKQHDIDIQLQDHTYADENYYITASTILNLAKGALELFESLGKSSNVPKQRDLLNFLLQNCVANGKNLEFSLRSPFNHILTFTKQPIGLRDQGSNLGHPPYIDPKIS